From a single Tepidisphaeraceae bacterium genomic region:
- a CDS encoding methyltransferase domain-containing protein — MQEASTKKIYDVHSMFYDATFGRLVKRRIERAIKHMNISETDAVLDLGIGTGASLGFYPRHGQIIGVDLSSGMLREARKKIREQNMTNATVFQADALHLPFADDTFDHVFISHVISVVSNPYMLVREAQRVAKPGSRIVIVNHFQSTNRFIALLEKWASPVCTKLGWRSDLALQDLIRRTGVEIDYRYKLESIDLWETVVISNNKSALPILQEAMVAA; from the coding sequence ATGCAGGAAGCCAGCACCAAGAAAATCTACGACGTTCACTCGATGTTCTACGACGCCACGTTCGGCCGGCTCGTCAAGCGGCGGATCGAGCGGGCCATCAAGCACATGAACATCAGCGAGACCGACGCCGTCCTCGACCTTGGCATCGGCACCGGCGCCAGCCTCGGTTTCTACCCGCGGCATGGGCAGATCATCGGGGTTGACCTCTCCAGCGGCATGCTGCGCGAGGCGCGCAAGAAGATCCGCGAACAAAACATGACCAACGCCACGGTCTTCCAGGCCGACGCGCTACACCTGCCCTTCGCCGACGACACGTTCGACCACGTTTTCATCAGCCACGTGATCAGCGTCGTATCCAACCCCTACATGCTCGTTCGCGAGGCCCAGCGGGTCGCAAAGCCGGGGAGCCGGATCGTGATCGTCAACCACTTCCAGTCGACCAACCGCTTTATCGCGCTGCTCGAAAAATGGGCCTCGCCCGTCTGCACCAAGCTCGGCTGGCGCAGCGACCTGGCGCTGCAGGACCTCATCCGCCGAACTGGGGTCGAGATCGACTACCGCTACAAGCTGGAAAGCATTGACCTCTGGGAGACGGTGGTCATCAGCAACAACAAATCGGCACTGCCGATCCTGCAAGAGGCTATGGTGGCGGCGTAG